The nucleotide window TGTCGCCGTCCTCGACCACGAAGATCGTCGGATACCGACCGGTGCGGGACTCGAATCGCCGGACGCGCTCGGTGATCGCGTCGATCGGCCGGTCGGCACTCACGGTCACGAAATCCAGATTCATCAGCCCGCCCGCGCTGTCGGCGTCGTAGCTGAGCAGGCGGTCGATCTTCTCGGCGCGCTCGGTGTCGAGGCGGTCGAGGACGGTCTCACGGGTGGTCTCGTCGGCGTCGGTGAGGACGCTCCGGGCCTCGTCGGGGTCCAGGTCGTGGACGAACGCCAGGAGGTCGTCTTCGCTCAGCGCGTCGAGGACGGTCTCGCGGATCGGCGGCGGGAGTCGCTCGAAGGCGGCCAGTCGGTCCTCCCGGGGGCACGCCATGAGCGCGGCCGCAGGGTCCGACGCGGCGCCGATCTCTTCGTGTGCGGTCGCGGCCTGCATGTCCGATCGGATCGGGGGCCGATTCCAAGAGTGTGGCGGGGTGGGACCCAACTGTTTTGCCTGCCCCGCCTGAGTGGCCTGCATGGGAGTGCTCGATTCGTTCGGTGCGCTCGCCGCGAGTCTGATCGCGGCGGTCGTCCTGCTCGTGTTTGCCGTGTTGAGTTTTTTCGTGACCGTGTTCATCGTCGACGTGGGGGCGAGTCTCGCCGGCCTCTCTCCGACGGCCGACTACGTCACGCTGTCGGCCGCACTCATCTCGACGGGCGCGATCGTCGCGGGCGCGTCGCCGCTGACGCGCGTCGGCGAGTAAGGCCCGTTCGGTCCTCACGTCCTGTCTTTCCGGGTCAGATCCGATCGAACGGTCAGACCAGCTCGAACAGCGCGAGGACGTCCTGGAGGTCGAGGTCACCCGTGCCGTCGAAGTCGTACGCCGCCGGGTGGTCGGTGACGCTCCGTTCGTCCATCGTTCGAAACAACGTGTTCACGTCCGCGAAGTCCAGTTTCCCGTTCGCGTTGAGGTCTTCGTAGAGTCCGTCCCCGTCTCGGTCCCGGGGAACGACCCCCCGAATCGGATCGAGGCGGTGCTCTGTGGTGGTCTGGGTCCCGTGTACTGGCCCGGTTTCGCGGACCGTCGCCGAACCGACCGACCGCGTCCCCGATGGGATGAGTCTGAGCTGGTATATCAGCGACTCACTCTCGGTGAAGCCTCTGAGGCGTGGGCGGTCGTAATGGGGCCACAGCTCTGGGCTGACCCCGGTCCGGACGCTCAGGTCCAGGTCGTACTGGCCGCCCGCGATACCGATCCGATCGAGGTCGACGAGTCGGGTGGTTCGCTCGACGGCGACGGCTCCATCGACGGTGATCTCCGAGGCTGCCGTCTGGATCGCCGGCCGTTCGTTGACCGCTTCGACGCGTCGGTCGACGAACGTCGTGTCGAGGTGGTAGTTCAGCACGCGCTCGCCGGTGGCCGTCGTGGTCGTCCCGTGGACATGCCAGAGTCCGGCCCGCCCCCACTCCGCGACCGTAATCTGATCGACGGTCGCCTCCGGATCGACCGTGGCCTCCAGGCGGTACCGCCTCGTGGCGACGTCCTCGGAGCAGACTCGCCCATAATTCGGTCGGCGCGCCCCCATCACTGCGAGTTTGAGGTGGCCATCGGCGTGTCTCGCTTCGGCCAGACGGATCTCGTTACACGAACTCGACCCGTACACCATCTGCCCCGTGACCGTGATCGTCTCCCCGTCGACGGAGACCGCGGGGTACTCCTCACTGCCCGTGGGATCTCCCTCCATCGTCACGTCGATGGCGTCGATGGCGTCCGGGCGGTCGACCGGCGGGTGCAGATATTCGACCGATCGACGGGGGTACTTTGCGTCGGACCACCCCTCCTTTCTGACGACGACCGTGTCGATCTGATCGGTTCCCACGACTTCGATCTCACAGCGGTGCCCGTCGCCGTCGCCCGGACAGGGGATCGCTGACGGGGGGTCGGGGATCGGTTCGATCGCGACCGAAAGGAGGCCCCGATCCTGGTGAATACTCGTCGGCGTGACCGCGAAACAGTCTGTGTCGGGGTCGACCGCCGGCACCACGATCTGGACGCGATCGCCATCGAACGACACGCGCGGTTCGGGTTCGGGTGGCTCCATCGGGGTGGTCCGCCAGTCCAGGCTGGCGTCTGCAATCCCACCCGTACTGATCGGCATCGGTGGGTTCGAGATCAACCGATGGGCGAGTGTCGTCCGGCGCGAGTCGGGCGTCCGCTCGACCACAGACAGCATCTCGGGAACGGAGTCGACGGTGAGCGTGACGGTGTAGCCCACGGCCTCGGTCTCGGGACAGTCTCGGTCGCCCGGTGGTCGGCGCGCGAGTTCGAGGACGAGGTGGTCCCCATAGTCGAGATGGAGGGCCGCGATCTGGGGCAATCCACAGGGTTCGGTGGCGGCCATCGCACCGCTCACCTGGATCTGGCCGGACCCGAGGGTGATCTCCGGGTCTCGTGGGCTGTCGGCAGGAGAGTGACTCACCTGGCGGTCGGTAATGCCGATCCGAAACGAGTTCCAGTCGTCGTAGGGGTAGTGACGCTCGCGCTCACCATCGCCCGGGGGGTCGACGACCACGACCGTGGGCGTCGTCTTCACGTGGATCTCGTACGCGTAGACGTAGGCGTCGTCCGCGGGGCAGTCCGGGGCCGGTTCGGTGGTGAGATCGACCGTCAACTGGCGTCGGTCGGTGTCGAACGTGGCTCCCGCTGGCGTGACGCGCCGACAGGACTCCTCGGGCGTGAATGCGCCACGGACGACGATCTGATCGTCGGACCCCTCGACCCGTGGTTCGGTGTCGATATCGTCACGCCCGAACCCCCCGCGAAACGACGTCAGGCGGATCTGATCGACGCGGAGATCCTGGGTCTCGGCGGTCACCGCCGTCGCCTGCGGCCCGAGGCCAGCGACCAGCCCGACACTCCCGAGTGCGGCGAGCACCTCCCGGCGTGTCGACTGCCTCTCCGCATTCGATTCCCCCCGGCCCGACGGTGGCGTCTCGACTGGCATGGGTGTACGTCCCCTCTCTTACAACGAATTTCGGGTTGAAATAACCACCCGATGTATCGAACGGTCGAGGAATTGACTTCACCGAAGAGACGGTGCTACTCGTCCGTGTAGACGATCTCGCTGATCTCGTGGCGCGGGTTCTCGTCGTCGTCACCCTCGTACTTGTAGACGGCGTCGCCCTCGTCGCCGGTCGCGGCGTGCGAGCCGTCACATAGCGGGACATCGTCGCTCAGCCCGCACATGCAGATCGCGGCCTGGCCGTCGGGGTCGATCATCTCGGGACCGGTCGCTTCGTGAGTCACTTCGCGTGCCATGGACTAGCGTGTGACGGGATGGCGCATAAAACTACGGTCGGGAAAGGGCGGTGGGGATCGGCGCCCGCGTCACTCCTCGTCGAGCGCCTCGCGATACCCCTCGCGGGCCTCGCCGAGGAGGGTCCGTGGGCCGAAATCGCCGTTGAACAGTCTGTACCAGAGCACTCCCTGGAGGACGAGAATGACGAGGCCCATGCCGATGACGGTGACCCGCATCACCCACTCGGCCAGTTCGAGTGTCACGTTCGTCGGTGAGACGCGGAGCTCGAAAACGGTGGCGGTGCCGTCGGCGTGTCGATATCACGTGCGGGCGCTCTGCTCGATCCCGCTCAGCCCATCACGACGCGCACGTCGTGGGTGTCGCCGTCCTCGAAGACCGGCACGACATCCCCGTCGATTTCCTCACCGTCGACCTCGATCTCGGCGACGCCCGATTCGACGCTATCGGGGTTCTCCACGGTAATCTCGTAGGTCGCGCCGCGGAACTCCCGGGTCACCTCGAATGCGTCCCAGTCGGCCGGAATCGTCGGGTCGACGACGAGGCCGTCGAAGGTGGGCCGGACGCCGATGAGGTACTGCGTCCCGGCGACGTACGCCCACGAAGCCGTCCCCGTCAGCCAGGAGTTCGACGCCTCACCGAAGTCGGGGTGGGTCGGGCCGAGGACGTTCTGACTGTAGACGTACGGCTCGGTCAGGCGCTGGTCCGCAATGTCCTCGTGTTCGAGCGGATTGAGTTGTCGGTAGTACTGGTGGGCGCGCTCGCCGTCACCGAGCATCGCGGCGGCGACGATCGACCAGGTGTGGGCGTGACAGAAGATTCCGCCGTTCTCTTTCGCACCCGGGGGATAGGTTGTCGTCCCACCGATCGAATCGAGCGTGCCCTCCACGTCGTAGGGTGGGTCGATCAGCGCGAAGCCGTACTCGGTGTTCAGCCGATCGTGAGCGGCCGAGAGCGCCTGTTCGCCGCGATCCTGGTCGGCGATGCCGCCGAGAATCGACCAGGTCTGGGCGTTGAGCGTGATCTGGTTGAACTCGCTCTCGCTCGCGCCGATCGGGGTCCCGTCGTCGTCGTACCCGCGCATGTAGTAGTCGCCGTCCCAGGCCACGTCGTCGATGAGTTCGGCCATCGCGTCGCGATCCGCGCGGTACTCGTTGGCGGTCGACTCCTTTCCCAGGTGCTCGAACAACCCAGCGGCCTCGTCGAGCGCCCGACAGTACAGCGCGCCGGTCATCATACTCGCGGCCTTGCCGCTGCCGTGGTCGGCGTTGAGCGTGTCGTTCCAGTCCGAATACCCGAGGCGTGGCAGGCCGTCTTTGCCGCGGTGCTCGTCGGTGAACGCGAGCGCGCGCTCGATGTGCTCGCGGACGGGCGCGGGATCGGTGTCCTCGAAGTCGATCTCCCGATCGAGAAAGTCCGTGTCGCCGGTCTCTTTGACGTACTGGACGGTCCCGAGGACGAGCCAGAGGTGGTCGTCGGAGAACCACTGCGGCTTTTCGGGCTCTTCGTTGGCGATGCCGACGTCGCCCTCGCCGCTGAGCGGGTAGACCTGGTGCCAGGTGTGGCCATCCTCGAACTGCAGGCCCCAGAGCATCTCCAGGGTCTCCCGAACCTGATCGGGGACGGCGTGGACGATCGAGAGGGTGTCCTGGCCCGAGTCACGCGTGCCCATGCCACGCCCGAGTCCGGCCTGGTACAGCGACGCCGACCGCGACCAGTAGAGCGTCGAGCGACACTGGATGGGGTTCCAGACGTTGAGCATTGCGTTCAGGTTCTCGTCGGGCGTGTCCACGGTCATCGTCGCGAGGTAGTCGTCCCAGTCGTCGCCGAGCGCCTCGAACGCCTCGTCGACCGCCGCGGGGTCGGTGTACTCCTCGATGACGTCGTCGTCGGCTTCGGGCGCGGTGAGATAGACGATTCGCTCGCTCTCGCCCGGTTCGAGGGTGATCTCGTGGGTGAACGATCCGATGACGTTGCCGTGGGTCGAAATCGA belongs to Halococcoides cellulosivorans and includes:
- a CDS encoding CDGSH iron-sulfur domain-containing protein — encoded protein: MAREVTHEATGPEMIDPDGQAAICMCGLSDDVPLCDGSHAATGDEGDAVYKYEGDDDENPRHEISEIVYTDE
- a CDS encoding GH36-type glycosyl hydrolase domain-containing protein, with protein sequence MSYGHYDESTREYVVTDPETPRPWTNYLGEGVYGGIVTNTGGGYSFHEDPRNQRVTRYRYNAIPRDQPGRYVYFRDAESEEFWSPTYQPVKADLDDYECRHGPGYTTIEGSNDGISGAITYFVPPGETCEVWDLELTNDSDRERTIETYSYVEFSFPDAYMDQTNLDWTGQIMQADAAPNRITMVSSAMEIDYVHATSGHPVGFDTDREEFVGIYEGLESPEVVAKGTPRDSISTHGNVIGSFTHEITLEPGESERIVYLTAPEADDDVIEEYTDPAAVDEAFEALGDDWDDYLATMTVDTPDENLNAMLNVWNPIQCRSTLYWSRSASLYQAGLGRGMGTRDSGQDTLSIVHAVPDQVRETLEMLWGLQFEDGHTWHQVYPLSGEGDVGIANEEPEKPQWFSDDHLWLVLGTVQYVKETGDTDFLDREIDFEDTDPAPVREHIERALAFTDEHRGKDGLPRLGYSDWNDTLNADHGSGKAASMMTGALYCRALDEAAGLFEHLGKESTANEYRADRDAMAELIDDVAWDGDYYMRGYDDDGTPIGASESEFNQITLNAQTWSILGGIADQDRGEQALSAAHDRLNTEYGFALIDPPYDVEGTLDSIGGTTTYPPGAKENGGIFCHAHTWSIVAAAMLGDGERAHQYYRQLNPLEHEDIADQRLTEPYVYSQNVLGPTHPDFGEASNSWLTGTASWAYVAGTQYLIGVRPTFDGLVVDPTIPADWDAFEVTREFRGATYEITVENPDSVESGVAEIEVDGEEIDGDVVPVFEDGDTHDVRVVMG